CCCACGACGGCGCGGAGCCTGCCCGTCGAGGGCACGTCGCTCGCGATGCCGAGGATCTCGGTGCCCGCCGACGCGGCGAGGCGCACGCAGCCGCGCGGCCCCCGATGCAGCTGCCTGCGCAGCTCCTCGGTGCGCTCCTCGTCGAGCGCCCGCGCTCGGAACGCGCGGTACGCGCCGTCGAGCGGCAGGCCGTACCGCGCCGCCGACGCCGCGCGCTCCTCGGCGTCGAGGTCGCCGGACGCGAGGCCCTGCAGGAACCGCAGCACGCGACGCATGTCGGCGAGCGCGCGGTCGACGTCGCGATCGCGGTACACGATGGCGCTGCGCGCCGTGAACGCATCCGAGAGCGCCCACAGCAGGTCGGTGAGCTCGACGAGCCGCGCATCCGACAGCCCCTGCGCGTGCCCGATGGCGATGAGCTGCTCCTGGATGGCGCGGATGCAGACGCGGAAGCCGCGCATGACGTCGACGATCGGCACGCCCTGGTCGACGCGCTGCGTCGACGACGCCTCGGCCGCGCCGATGCTGTCGGTCGCCGGCACCGCGCCCGCCTGCACCGTCGCGACCGTCAGGGCGACGTTCGCGTGCACCGACGTGGCGATGTCGGCGTAGGGCACGTGGTCGTACGACGGCAGCTCGTCGCGGATGCGCGCGTCGACGATCGCCGCGATCTCGTCGGTGCGCTCGACGAGCGCATCGAGGATGCGCTGATACGGATCGGCCACGTCGCCTCCTGTCGCGAGGCGAGCAGCCTCCCTCGCATCGTAGGCGGCGACGAAGCCGGCGCGTCAGAGCCTCGGCGTGCGCGGCGGCTCGGTGCGCCGCTGGCCCGTCGCCTCGAACGCCGCGCCGAGGCGCAGCAGCGCCGCGTCGTCGTACGCGCGACCCGCGAACGTGAGGCCGATCGGCATGCCGATGTCGGCCATGGTGCCCATCGGCACCGTCACGGTCGGGATGCCGAGGTGGCGGATGGCGAGGTTGCCGTTCGCGACCCACACGCCGTTCGCCCAACCCGCATCCGCCGATGCGGGGTTCACGTCCATGTCGGCAGGCCCGACGTCGGCGACGGCGGGGAAGATCACGGCGTCGAGGCCCTGCTCGTCCATCCACTGCTCGAGGTCGACGCGGCGCGTCTCCTCGAGCCCGCGCATCCCCTCCTCGAGCTCGGGCATGTCGCGCCACGAGGCACCGGGGTTCGCGGCGACCCAGCCGGGGTAGTGCGGCAGGTCGTCGTCGAAGCCGTCGTAGCGGTCGGGCAGCGCGCCGGGCGGCTGCGGGAAGATCGTCGCGCCGTCGACGCCCGCGAGCGTCGCGAGCGCAGGGTCGCCGTTGGCGGCGAGGAAGTCGTCCCACGACCACGCCGACAGGTCGACGATCTCGCGCTGCAGGTACGCGGGGCTGACGAGGCCGCGCGTCGCGATCGTGGGCGCGCCCGGGCGGTCGCCCTCGTAGTTGCTCACGACGGGGAAGTCGACCTCGACGACCGTCGCGCCGGCGGCCTCGAGGTCGGCGCGCGCCGCCTCCCAGAGGTCGAGCGACGACGGTCGCGGACGGATCGCCCGCCCCGTCGCGCCGCCGATGCCGCCGTCGGGATTCGTGCCCGCATCGGGGTCGGCGCCGAGGTACATGCGCGGCACGCCCAGGCGCACGCCGTGCAGCGCGCCGACGGCCTCGGCCACGAGGCCCGCGTACGACGCGGGGCGGATGTCGGAGGCGGCCGGGATGGGCACCCACGGCTGCGAGCGCCACAGGTCGCCGCGCGTCTCGGCGTCGTCGGCGACGACGACGTCGAGCACCGCGAGCAGGTCGGCCATGGTGCGGGCGTGCGGCACGACGACGTCCATCGTGGGCACGAGCGGCCAGTTGCCGCGCGTCGAGATGACGCCGCGCGACGGCGTGTACGCGCACAGGGCGTTGTTCGAGGCGGGGCCGCGGCCGCTCGACCACGTCTCCTCGCCGAGCCCGAACGCCGCCATGCTCGCCGCCGTCGCCGTGCCCGAGCCGTTCGACGATCCCGAGCCGAACGGCGCCGTGAGCCAGTCGGCCGAGTACGGCGACTCCGCCCGGCCGTAGACGCCGCGCTGCATGCCGCCGTTGGCCATGGGCGGCATGTTCGTGAGGCCGAGGCAGATCGCGCCGGCAGCGCGCAGGCGCTCGATCGTGAACGCGTCGCGCTGCGCGACGAGGTGCGCGAAGGCGGGGCTGCCCGCCGCGGCCGTGAGGCCGCGCACGAGGTACGAGTCCTTCGCCGTGTACGGGATGCCGTCGAGCGGCCCGTGCGCCTCGCCCGCCGCGCGGCGCGCATCCGACTCGCGCGCCTCGGCCAGCGCCTCCGTGTTG
The sequence above is a segment of the Agrococcus jejuensis genome. Coding sequences within it:
- a CDS encoding PucR family transcriptional regulator yields the protein MADPYQRILDALVERTDEIAAIVDARIRDELPSYDHVPYADIATSVHANVALTVATVQAGAVPATDSIGAAEASSTQRVDQGVPIVDVMRGFRVCIRAIQEQLIAIGHAQGLSDARLVELTDLLWALSDAFTARSAIVYRDRDVDRALADMRRVLRFLQGLASGDLDAEERAASAARYGLPLDGAYRAFRARALDEERTEELRRQLHRGPRGCVRLAASAGTEILGIASDVPSTGRLRAVVGVGPAVSLGEAARSFAVARGVLDAARRTRRDGVHTLQDMTWRIGITTAPLVTAELDARLVAPVVAEGAFGDAVLEAVGAYLDHGRSIPEAAASVHVHVNTLRYRLRRFEELTGADLASTTALVETAWALEAHRGS
- a CDS encoding amidase, which encodes MSVDVAEASIADLAAALAAGETTAVELVEAYLARIDAYDGPDTETRLNAVVVRNTEALAEARESDARRAAGEAHGPLDGIPYTAKDSYLVRGLTAAAGSPAFAHLVAQRDAFTIERLRAAGAICLGLTNMPPMANGGMQRGVYGRAESPYSADWLTAPFGSGSSNGSGTATAASMAAFGLGEETWSSGRGPASNNALCAYTPSRGVISTRGNWPLVPTMDVVVPHARTMADLLAVLDVVVADDAETRGDLWRSQPWVPIPAASDIRPASYAGLVAEAVGALHGVRLGVPRMYLGADPDAGTNPDGGIGGATGRAIRPRPSSLDLWEAARADLEAAGATVVEVDFPVVSNYEGDRPGAPTIATRGLVSPAYLQREIVDLSAWSWDDFLAANGDPALATLAGVDGATIFPQPPGALPDRYDGFDDDLPHYPGWVAANPGASWRDMPELEEGMRGLEETRRVDLEQWMDEQGLDAVIFPAVADVGPADMDVNPASADAGWANGVWVANGNLAIRHLGIPTVTVPMGTMADIGMPIGLTFAGRAYDDAALLRLGAAFEATGQRRTEPPRTPRL